A window of the Nitrospirae bacterium YQR-1 genome harbors these coding sequences:
- a CDS encoding Uma2 family endonuclease: MQTIERDLDLTEIINGVEVVGPSPFGRHQDIVFNLAYSMRHYIEKHDLGKLSISPLDVIFEEGINRLQPDIIFIRKENMSIFQDWIRGVPDMVCEIISTGTFKKDTEVKKTIYEKYKVPEYWIVLPEFLTVEIFTIENDKYKLHSIAEIEGTVTSKVIEGLQVDIKDIFE, translated from the coding sequence ATGCAGACAATCGAAAGAGATTTAGACTTAACAGAAATAATAAATGGGGTGGAGGTTGTGGGTCCAAGTCCGTTTGGGAGACATCAGGATATTGTTTTTAACTTAGCATATAGTATGCGTCATTATATAGAAAAGCATGATTTAGGGAAATTATCCATATCTCCACTTGACGTAATTTTTGAGGAAGGGATTAATCGCCTTCAACCTGATATCATATTTATTAGGAAAGAGAATATGAGTATCTTTCAGGACTGGATAAGAGGTGTACCAGATATGGTTTGTGAAATCATATCTACTGGCACCTTTAAAAAAGATACGGAAGTAAAGAAGACGATTTATGAAAAATACAAGGTGCCGGAATACTGGATAGTTCTACCTGAGTTTTTAACTGTCGAGATTTTTACCATAGAAAACGATAAATACAAATTACATTCTATTGCAGAAATTGAAGGCACAGTTACATCTAAAGTGATTGAAGGGTTGCAAGTTGATATTAAAGATATTTTTGAGTAA
- a CDS encoding prepilin-type N-terminal cleavage/methylation domain-containing protein — protein MYRAARVSIKILKAGIFNNSHRGVTLLELIVVLFIISVMIALSYPSFSKLTATPSIEAKRLASVITYLNDTSSNRRETYTLAIDLKKKDLSWQTHEGKKQMASKFLDSVLLSSKGEVKEGQLQVFFDREGLTELFAAYFISGEKAVTLIYNPFSRKITIQQGRVDLIKK, from the coding sequence GTGTACAGGGCGGCGAGGGTATCAATAAAGATATTGAAAGCTGGAATATTCAATAACAGCCACAGGGGAGTAACGCTTCTTGAGCTTATAGTTGTACTTTTTATTATCTCGGTTATGATTGCGCTTTCGTATCCATCCTTTAGCAAGCTTACAGCTACACCGTCAATTGAGGCAAAGCGGCTTGCTTCCGTCATAACATATCTTAATGATACATCGTCAAACAGGCGGGAAACCTACACACTGGCGATTGATCTGAAGAAAAAAGATTTAAGTTGGCAAACGCATGAGGGAAAAAAGCAGATGGCAAGTAAGTTTTTAGATAGCGTGCTTTTGTCCTCAAAGGGAGAGGTCAAAGAGGGACAGTTGCAGGTATTTTTTGACAGAGAGGGACTTACCGAGCTCTTTGCCGCATACTTTATAAGTGGTGAGAAGGCTGTTACGCTTATATACAATCCTTTTAGCAGAAAGATTACAATACAACAGGGTAGGGTGGATTTGATAAAAAAGTAG
- the gspG gene encoding type II secretion system major pseudopilin GspG: MKQNKEIAGFTLLEVIVVVFILSMLAALVAPKIIGRTDDAKIAEAKIQIRNFETALKLYKLDTGFFPTTDQGLEALVTKPAIGQVLQNYREGGYLENKKIPPDPWGRAYVYVSPGAHGDYDIVCYGADGVQGGEGINKDIESWNIQ, from the coding sequence TTGAAACAAAATAAAGAAATTGCCGGTTTTACATTACTTGAGGTAATAGTGGTGGTTTTTATATTAAGCATGTTAGCAGCCCTTGTTGCTCCAAAAATCATAGGACGCACAGATGATGCCAAAATAGCGGAGGCAAAGATTCAGATAAGAAACTTTGAGACGGCACTGAAGCTCTATAAACTGGACACCGGATTTTTTCCGACAACGGATCAGGGCCTTGAGGCATTGGTTACAAAACCCGCTATCGGTCAGGTGCTGCAAAATTACAGGGAGGGCGGCTATCTGGAAAACAAGAAGATTCCCCCCGACCCGTGGGGCAGGGCCTACGTGTATGTCTCCCCGGGAGCCCACGGCGATTACGATATTGTCTGCTACGGAGCGGACGGTGTACAGGGCGGCGAGGGTATCAATAAAGATATTGAAAGCTGGAATATTCAATAA
- a CDS encoding type II secretion system F family protein: MPVFKYRGYNSEGRRHSGTIEADGISEAIRLLKIKDIYPEKVIPEDGAARTFTLSFTSDASALKTITAHLAVLVSSGVAIVDAVDTLSERRGGKLRSMLVSIKERLLAGAALSRAMEDYPNFFPDFYISMISAGEAGGCLDSVLNELADFLESKDEMDSAVKSAAIYPAIMLTVGTFVLTFVFVFVVPKLVKIFEDSDKVLPLITVILIMLSNFLKHYLWALVLGIICLTYIVKHYIKRHASEVGRILTKIPVLNSLYVSRFLKTTGSLLKNGVPMLKTLRLASKTVGNAFYENQILDAERAVSEGLSLSSSLMDFPPLVKEIILTGERSGSLSDMLLRAAQTYEKEFKTGTKRLLSAIEPVIILVMGAIVGFIVFAVLLPVFELNQLIK, translated from the coding sequence ATGCCGGTATTTAAGTACAGGGGATACAACTCAGAGGGCAGGCGCCACTCCGGCACAATTGAGGCGGATGGAATAAGTGAGGCCATACGGCTTCTTAAGATAAAAGATATCTATCCTGAAAAAGTAATCCCAGAGGACGGAGCAGCCCGCACCTTTACGCTGTCCTTTACAAGTGATGCAAGCGCACTAAAGACAATAACCGCTCATTTGGCCGTGTTGGTTTCCTCCGGTGTTGCAATTGTTGATGCCGTGGATACGCTTTCAGAAAGGCGTGGAGGGAAACTCCGCTCAATGCTTGTGTCAATAAAGGAACGCCTCCTGGCCGGGGCGGCTCTGTCGCGTGCGATGGAGGATTACCCCAACTTTTTCCCTGATTTTTACATAAGCATGATAAGTGCCGGTGAGGCAGGGGGTTGCCTTGACAGCGTGCTTAATGAATTAGCCGATTTTCTTGAAAGCAAGGATGAGATGGATTCCGCCGTTAAATCCGCCGCCATATACCCTGCGATTATGCTAACGGTGGGGACTTTTGTGTTAACCTTTGTTTTCGTATTCGTGGTGCCGAAACTTGTAAAAATATTTGAAGACTCCGACAAGGTGCTTCCATTGATTACGGTAATTTTAATAATGCTCAGTAATTTCTTAAAACACTACCTATGGGCTTTGGTTCTTGGAATTATATGTTTAACTTATATCGTAAAGCATTACATTAAAAGGCACGCATCAGAGGTTGGGAGGATACTTACCAAAATACCGGTATTGAACTCACTGTATGTATCGAGATTTCTAAAGACAACCGGCTCATTACTTAAAAACGGGGTTCCGATGTTAAAGACACTGAGGCTTGCGTCCAAAACTGTTGGAAATGCCTTTTATGAAAATCAGATTCTTGATGCCGAAAGGGCTGTCTCGGAGGGGCTTTCTCTGTCGTCATCATTGATGGACTTTCCGCCTTTGGTGAAAGAGATAATTCTAACCGGGGAACGCTCGGGGTCTCTTTCAGATATGCTCTTACGGGCGGCTCAGACGTATGAAAAGGAGTTTAAGACCGGCACAAAGCGTCTGTTGTCGGCCATTGAGCCTGTCATCATACTTGTTATGGGAGCCATTGTTGGGTTTATAGTTTTTGCTGTGCTCTTACCGGTATTTGAGCTTAACCAGTTGATTAAATAA
- the gspE gene encoding type II secretion system ATPase GspE, with translation MITPDTAQEAAFDLSLIKHIPLTYAKTNMVLPVKRDLSVLMGYISDMQGAFALSEIAKSLALKAEPVMITPEKLLNLINRIYGMAGSAEEVMDNMTEGDFDTVATEFESPKDIVELTEDAPIIRLLNALLRQAVKENASDIHIEPYEKDLQVRMRIDGVLRKILMPPKIIQDALISRVKIMANMDIAQRRLPQDGRIRLLISGKDIDVRVSIIPSVFGERAVLRILDRKQGLMGLSALGLDDVTKGKLENLLARPHGIFLVTGPTGSGKTTTLYAALNHIYTEEKNIITIEDPVEYQIRGMAQIGVNPRIGLTFANGLRSVLRHDPDVIMVGEIRDYDTAEIAVQASLTGHLVLSTLHTNDAASSVTRLIDMGVEPFLIASSLCGVLAQRLIRVICPECKERYEATEPQRSYFNFPVETLFKGRGCTKCNNTGYAGRIGIFELFIIDQGVLPLINSNTDSTAIRNYALESGMKTLRQDGLMKAAVGRTSLQEVLRVTQRDDAGI, from the coding sequence ATGATAACACCGGATACAGCACAAGAGGCAGCCTTTGACCTTAGCCTCATAAAACACATACCACTTACCTATGCTAAGACCAACATGGTGTTACCGGTTAAGAGAGACCTCTCAGTCCTTATGGGCTACATCAGCGATATGCAGGGAGCTTTTGCGCTCAGCGAAATCGCAAAATCTCTGGCTCTAAAAGCGGAGCCGGTAATGATAACTCCTGAAAAACTGCTTAATCTGATAAACCGCATCTACGGCATGGCAGGGAGTGCTGAGGAGGTCATGGACAACATGACAGAGGGCGACTTTGACACCGTGGCTACTGAGTTTGAATCCCCCAAAGACATCGTAGAACTTACCGAAGACGCTCCGATTATCAGGCTTCTTAACGCCTTGCTCAGACAGGCGGTTAAGGAAAACGCCTCAGACATTCATATCGAGCCTTATGAAAAAGACCTGCAGGTACGAATGCGTATTGACGGAGTGTTAAGGAAAATCCTCATGCCTCCTAAAATAATTCAGGACGCCCTCATAAGCAGAGTTAAGATAATGGCCAACATGGACATAGCACAGCGGCGGCTTCCACAGGACGGCAGAATCCGCCTTCTTATCAGCGGCAAGGATATAGACGTCAGGGTCTCCATTATCCCATCAGTGTTTGGAGAGCGCGCAGTGCTCAGGATTTTGGACAGAAAACAGGGACTCATGGGGCTTAGCGCACTTGGACTCGATGATGTGACAAAGGGAAAATTAGAAAATCTTCTTGCCCGCCCGCATGGGATTTTTCTTGTTACCGGCCCAACCGGAAGCGGAAAGACCACTACGCTCTATGCCGCATTAAACCATATCTACACTGAGGAAAAAAACATTATAACCATAGAGGACCCTGTAGAGTACCAGATACGTGGGATGGCTCAGATTGGTGTAAACCCGCGCATAGGGTTAACATTTGCAAACGGCCTACGCTCTGTATTAAGACACGACCCGGATGTTATAATGGTCGGGGAAATCAGGGATTATGATACTGCCGAGATTGCGGTGCAGGCATCCCTGACCGGACACCTTGTACTAAGCACTCTGCATACAAATGACGCCGCTTCCTCTGTTACCAGACTTATTGACATGGGTGTGGAGCCGTTTCTTATTGCCTCATCGCTCTGCGGAGTGCTTGCACAGAGGCTTATAAGGGTAATATGCCCTGAGTGTAAGGAGCGGTATGAAGCTACGGAACCTCAGCGGAGCTACTTTAACTTTCCGGTGGAAACTCTTTTTAAAGGCAGAGGGTGTACAAAATGTAATAATACCGGATATGCAGGCCGGATAGGAATTTTTGAGCTTTTTATTATAGATCAGGGTGTGTTACCGTTGATAAATTCAAATACCGATTCCACGGCAATCAGAAACTATGCGCTGGAGAGCGGGATGAAAACACTGAGACAAGATGGGCTTATGAAGGCCGCAGTCGGCCGGACATCTTTACAAGAAGTACTGCGGGTGACTCAGAGAGACGATGCCGGTATTTAA
- a CDS encoding type II toxin-antitoxin system HicB family antitoxin translates to MKRLQYPAIVTYIEGDNDYIVEFPDLKGCITDGETIEEALFNAKEALTGYLAVVLS, encoded by the coding sequence ATGAAAAGACTACAATACCCTGCTATTGTTACTTATATAGAGGGGGATAACGACTATATTGTAGAATTCCCCGATCTTAAAGGATGTATTACTGATGGTGAGACGATAGAGGAAGCCCTTTTCAATGCAAAAGAGGCTTTAACAGGTTATTTGGCAGTAGTGTTGTCTTAG
- a CDS encoding nucleotidyltransferase family protein: MQRKHIGTQELENKIITILKPYGVMRVGIFGSFARGQERPDSDIDVLVEFSSRKTFFDIVGIEQELSETLGIKVDLLTDKAVNPYIADRIKKELVVIYE, from the coding sequence ATGCAGAGAAAACATATAGGCACGCAGGAACTCGAGAACAAAATTATAACTATTCTCAAACCTTATGGAGTCATGAGGGTTGGTATTTTCGGCTCGTTCGCAAGAGGCCAGGAGAGACCTGATAGCGATATTGATGTGCTGGTAGAATTCTCGTCGAGAAAGACCTTTTTTGATATTGTTGGAATTGAGCAGGAATTGTCTGAAACGCTTGGCATCAAAGTTGACCTATTGACAGACAAAGCTGTAAATCCGTATATCGCTGACAGGATTAAGAAAGAGCTTGTTGTGATTTACGAATGA
- a CDS encoding DUF86 domain-containing protein, producing the protein MIKDNLIYLKHIADAISRIEQYTAGQTEKSFLTNNLIQAGVIRELEIIGEASKRLHTFIKEKYSDVPWKQIAGTRDKLIHNYFGVDLSAVWETIEKDIPFLKMKISEIISSNFS; encoded by the coding sequence ATGATCAAGGATAACCTTATTTATCTAAAGCATATCGCTGATGCCATCAGCAGAATAGAACAATACACAGCGGGGCAAACCGAGAAAAGCTTCTTAACTAATAACTTGATTCAAGCAGGAGTTATCAGGGAACTTGAAATCATCGGAGAAGCATCAAAGAGACTACATACATTCATAAAAGAGAAATACTCCGACGTCCCGTGGAAGCAAATAGCTGGAACAAGAGATAAGCTTATCCATAACTATTTTGGAGTTGACTTATCGGCAGTTTGGGAAACGATTGAGAAGGACATCCCTTTTTTAAAAATGAAAATCAGCGAAATCATTAGCTCAAACTTTAGTTAA
- the gspD gene encoding type II secretion system secretin GspD — MAKKLFLGLVLLIFVLTFFQTAVAEEEKITFNFVGADLPAIAKFVSDLTGKNIIFDDQFKGKITIVAPAPIYKSEAFKLFTSVLELKGFTVIPAGTNTYKIITTAEAKQKGVEVSTTKILNENYIARLIQLENISVEDAVKLLRPIMSKEGHVSEFTPRNMILVIDSGSNLEKILKIIKSIDRPSPEEVPDIVYLKNANSETLAKTINEGLKRGQSRPPVAKRGDYEEPYVVSDHRLNAIIVFGLKNERQPIKKLIALLDVPSPEANGGINVYFLEHANAEELAKVLDNLIKKAQQQPTADKTQQKPQAVAFTASAEISITPDVATNSIVVMASPSDYKNIIEVIKKLDRRRKQVYVEALIIEVSVNDLIELGTKWRGIGTQDGNARLIGGVGTVSNTALQNIVTGLSGFSVGGLGKFVDIPYSTTSSDGTVTSSTMSVPGFAAVFSISDFRGVVNVLSTPQILTSDNKEAEIMVGENVPFVSKRESDPTRTASVFNSIERKDVGISLKITPHITEGDVIKLDVYQEISSVKSETNSDLLISLGPTTSKRSTKTTIFAKDNETIVIGGLLQERDENSVNKVPILGDIPVLGVLFKQTETTKKKINLMVFLTPHIVDTNEKANIITAVKGAGAANNYMSGQTNVQERVVIKFKESVGREQCIKIINDYEARLILEYSTPNLFLIELPKGKIVSETKADLEKMPEVKYVEPEYFMERIKEKSTAKK; from the coding sequence ATGGCTAAGAAATTATTTTTAGGTTTGGTGCTCCTTATTTTTGTTTTAACTTTTTTTCAAACGGCAGTGGCTGAAGAGGAAAAAATTACGTTTAACTTTGTCGGCGCCGACCTTCCTGCCATTGCAAAGTTTGTCAGCGATCTGACCGGTAAAAACATTATTTTCGATGACCAGTTTAAAGGTAAAATAACAATTGTCGCACCGGCTCCGATTTATAAGTCCGAGGCATTTAAACTCTTTACCTCTGTGCTTGAACTAAAAGGTTTTACCGTTATCCCCGCAGGTACAAACACTTATAAAATTATTACAACAGCTGAGGCTAAACAAAAAGGAGTTGAGGTCTCTACAACTAAAATCCTCAATGAAAATTACATTGCGAGGCTGATTCAGTTGGAAAATATATCGGTTGAAGACGCAGTTAAATTACTTAGACCTATTATGTCAAAAGAGGGCCACGTGTCGGAATTTACCCCGAGAAATATGATTTTAGTTATTGATTCCGGTTCAAATCTTGAAAAAATTCTGAAAATAATAAAAAGTATAGACAGACCATCCCCGGAGGAAGTACCCGATATTGTGTATCTTAAAAACGCAAATTCTGAAACCCTTGCCAAGACTATTAACGAGGGATTAAAGAGGGGGCAGTCAAGACCCCCTGTTGCCAAAAGGGGCGACTATGAGGAACCATATGTAGTCTCTGACCACAGACTGAATGCAATAATTGTTTTTGGTCTTAAAAACGAACGACAACCGATTAAAAAACTAATCGCCCTGCTGGACGTTCCCTCCCCTGAGGCAAACGGCGGCATAAATGTTTATTTCCTTGAACATGCTAATGCTGAGGAGCTTGCAAAGGTCTTAGATAATCTCATTAAAAAGGCTCAACAGCAGCCCACGGCGGATAAGACTCAGCAAAAACCCCAGGCGGTGGCCTTTACCGCTTCCGCCGAGATTTCCATTACTCCCGATGTGGCTACCAACTCTATTGTCGTTATGGCCTCCCCCTCAGACTACAAAAACATCATAGAGGTAATAAAAAAGCTCGACCGCAGACGGAAGCAAGTTTATGTGGAGGCCTTGATTATTGAGGTATCTGTGAATGATTTAATTGAGCTTGGCACTAAGTGGCGCGGCATAGGTACACAGGACGGTAATGCACGTCTAATCGGCGGTGTTGGCACTGTCAGCAACACTGCTTTACAAAACATAGTGACAGGGTTAAGCGGCTTTAGCGTCGGAGGTCTGGGTAAATTTGTAGATATACCATATTCTACGACAAGCTCAGACGGCACTGTGACGTCCTCTACGATGTCAGTCCCAGGATTTGCCGCCGTGTTTAGTATCAGTGATTTCAGAGGAGTTGTCAATGTGCTTTCCACTCCGCAGATTCTGACCTCAGACAACAAGGAGGCGGAGATCATGGTTGGTGAAAACGTGCCGTTTGTTTCTAAAAGGGAGTCGGATCCTACCAGAACCGCCTCGGTATTTAACAGCATCGAGCGTAAGGACGTGGGTATCTCTCTGAAAATAACTCCTCACATTACAGAGGGGGATGTAATAAAACTTGACGTTTATCAGGAGATTTCATCTGTTAAATCCGAAACTAATTCAGACCTCTTAATAAGCCTGGGGCCTACCACTTCAAAGCGTTCCACAAAGACTACGATTTTTGCCAAAGACAATGAAACCATAGTAATAGGAGGGCTGCTGCAGGAACGGGATGAAAACAGTGTGAATAAGGTGCCGATTTTAGGAGACATTCCAGTGTTGGGCGTATTGTTTAAACAAACCGAAACCACAAAAAAGAAAATCAATCTCATGGTTTTCCTCACTCCTCATATCGTGGATACAAACGAAAAGGCAAACATTATTACAGCTGTAAAAGGTGCCGGGGCGGCCAATAACTATATGTCGGGACAGACAAATGTTCAGGAAAGAGTGGTCATCAAGTTTAAAGAATCAGTCGGCAGGGAGCAGTGCATCAAGATAATTAATGATTACGAAGCACGCCTCATACTTGAGTACTCCACACCGAATCTATTTTTGATAGAGCTGCCAAAGGGAAAAATCGTCTCTGAGACTAAGGCCGATTTGGAGAAGATGCCGGAGGTTAAGTACGTTGAGCCGGAGTATTTTATGGAACGCATCAAAGAAAAGAGCACTGCTAAAAAGTAA
- a CDS encoding PDZ domain-containing protein, whose product MLKYLSILTRGNISALAAALGGAVLFISVVLIIRDAVTFISKNSTLPEININTVEKATPKELADYAPIVETNAFGLKDLKFTPIVPSKGAKSVSNMSNYKLMGIISGDKGTGYAIFEDDKGKQEIFRTGQKVAEGLTLKDVSHRDAVFSDGSRLPLSDMPTAINKEPQSAATALGKKIDTSNYVLDSGKVQQALENPKQLMTEARLQPNLVNGKQTGFILKEVKPGGIYDTLGIKNGDVLLKINNYDITDPEAALQAFTALRGVSEIHLDIIRGGNKMTLNYSIM is encoded by the coding sequence ATGCTGAAATATTTGTCAATATTAACAAGGGGGAATATCTCCGCACTTGCAGCTGCTTTAGGCGGGGCAGTACTCTTTATCTCTGTGGTGCTTATCATCAGGGATGCCGTCACATTTATTTCTAAAAATTCCACCCTGCCTGAGATCAATATTAACACAGTCGAAAAAGCCACACCCAAAGAATTAGCCGATTATGCTCCAATTGTTGAAACAAACGCCTTTGGTCTCAAAGATTTAAAATTTACTCCTATTGTGCCGTCCAAAGGAGCTAAGTCCGTCTCCAACATGTCTAATTACAAACTCATGGGGATTATTTCCGGTGATAAAGGAACCGGCTATGCCATATTTGAAGATGATAAGGGTAAGCAGGAAATCTTCAGGACAGGACAGAAGGTTGCTGAGGGGCTCACCCTTAAAGACGTCTCACACAGGGATGCTGTCTTTTCAGACGGCTCAAGGCTGCCTCTGTCCGATATGCCCACAGCTATAAACAAAGAGCCACAGAGCGCTGCAACAGCCCTGGGAAAAAAAATAGATACCTCTAATTACGTACTTGACAGTGGAAAGGTTCAACAGGCTCTTGAAAACCCTAAGCAGCTTATGACCGAGGCACGCCTCCAACCAAACCTTGTAAACGGCAAACAGACAGGGTTCATTCTCAAAGAGGTTAAACCAGGAGGCATCTACGACACCCTTGGTATTAAAAACGGTGATGTACTTTTAAAAATAAACAACTACGACATAACAGATCCGGAGGCTGCCCTTCAGGCTTTCACAGCCCTCAGGGGCGTAAGTGAAATTCACCTCGATATTATTCGCGGTGGAAATAAAATGACACTTAACTACAGTATTATGTGA
- a CDS encoding nucleotidyltransferase family protein, whose product MSAIEILKKHEQTINQKYGVRKIGIFGSFSRGDESEHSDIDILVDFNEGAKNFDNFMELKFFLEDLFCRKVDLVTVHALRPQLKESILSEITYA is encoded by the coding sequence ATGAGTGCTATTGAAATATTAAAAAAACATGAACAAACAATAAATCAAAAATATGGTGTCAGAAAAATCGGTATCTTTGGCTCCTTTTCCCGTGGAGATGAGAGTGAGCATAGTGATATAGATATTCTTGTTGATTTTAATGAGGGAGCGAAAAACTTTGACAATTTTATGGAACTCAAGTTTTTCCTTGAAGACCTTTTTTGCAGGAAGGTGGATTTAGTAACGGTTCATGCGCTACGACCACAACTTAAAGAAAGTATCTTAAGTGAAATAACTTATGCATAG
- a CDS encoding DUF86 domain-containing protein, which produces MHRNYWLYLEDILAASKKITKYVGDISYENFLQDEMRIDAIIRNFEIIGEAASKVPSDIIEKYPFISWRKITDFRNILAHEYFGIDYDIMWEIIKDKLPALQKDIMNILANEHK; this is translated from the coding sequence ATGCATAGAAATTATTGGTTGTACCTTGAAGATATACTTGCCGCAAGCAAAAAAATTACAAAATATGTCGGAGATATCTCTTATGAAAACTTTTTACAGGACGAAATGCGTATAGATGCAATAATTAGGAATTTTGAGATAATAGGAGAGGCAGCAAGCAAAGTACCTTCAGACATAATTGAGAAATATCCGTTTATTTCGTGGCGTAAAATAACCGATTTCAGAAATATACTTGCCCACGAGTATTTTGGAATAGATTATGATATTATGTGGGAGATTATCAAAGATAAACTTCCTGCACTTCAAAAGGACATTATGAATATTTTAGCGAATGAACATAAATGA
- a CDS encoding UDP-glucose/GDP-mannose dehydrogenase family protein: protein MQIGMIGTGYVGLVTGACFSEFGVTVKCVDKDSKKIESLNRGDIPFYEPGLQDLVSRNVKQRRLSFSTDISDAVRNSQAVFIAVGTPPNEDGTADLSHVFAVARSIAEHINNYKVIVTKSTVPVGTGKKVKDIVASVTGDKADFDVVSNPEFLREGAAIEDFMRPDRIVIGAETQRAIAVMKELYGPLYLIETPFVITNIETAELIKYAANAFLATKISFINEIANLCDKVNADVHDVARAMGLDGRIGKKFLHPGPGFGGSCFPKDTRALLSIANDSGVNLDVVAATIKANYTQRDIMLDKIISTMGDVSNKTIAFLGLAFKPNTDDLREAPALYLIGELLKKGAKIRAYDPAAIENAKAEYPDIYYGSDGYDTIKGADATVLTTEWNQFRNLDLKCIKELMAGPYFFDLRNVYEPKKLTEQGFIHFSVGRR, encoded by the coding sequence TTGCAAATAGGAATGATTGGAACCGGCTATGTAGGGTTAGTGACCGGAGCGTGTTTTTCAGAGTTTGGGGTAACAGTAAAGTGTGTTGATAAGGACAGTAAAAAAATAGAGTCATTAAACAGAGGTGATATACCGTTTTATGAGCCCGGGCTTCAGGACCTGGTAAGCAGAAATGTTAAACAGAGACGGCTTTCCTTTAGCACCGATATATCTGACGCAGTGCGGAACTCTCAAGCTGTATTTATTGCAGTAGGGACGCCCCCTAACGAAGATGGCACAGCAGACCTGTCACATGTATTTGCCGTAGCAAGGTCTATAGCTGAGCATATAAACAATTACAAGGTTATTGTTACAAAAAGCACTGTGCCTGTAGGAACCGGTAAGAAGGTAAAAGATATCGTAGCAAGTGTTACGGGTGATAAGGCAGACTTTGATGTGGTGTCAAATCCTGAGTTTTTACGGGAAGGAGCGGCCATAGAGGACTTTATGCGCCCTGACAGGATAGTAATAGGGGCAGAGACACAACGGGCTATAGCGGTCATGAAGGAACTCTACGGTCCTCTTTATTTAATAGAAACTCCCTTTGTTATAACAAACATTGAGACAGCGGAGTTGATAAAATATGCTGCAAACGCTTTTTTGGCAACTAAAATATCGTTTATAAACGAAATTGCAAATCTCTGTGATAAGGTTAATGCCGATGTCCACGACGTGGCAAGAGCTATGGGACTTGACGGCAGAATTGGAAAGAAGTTTTTACATCCCGGACCTGGATTTGGTGGTTCGTGTTTTCCAAAAGATACACGGGCACTGCTGAGTATTGCCAACGATAGCGGCGTTAACCTTGATGTCGTAGCCGCTACCATTAAGGCAAACTACACTCAGCGTGATATAATGTTAGATAAAATCATTAGCACCATGGGAGATGTCAGCAATAAGACTATAGCTTTTCTTGGACTGGCGTTCAAACCCAATACGGATGACTTAAGAGAAGCTCCGGCACTTTATTTAATCGGTGAATTATTAAAAAAAGGGGCAAAAATAAGAGCTTACGATCCTGCTGCGATTGAAAATGCTAAAGCTGAGTATCCGGATATTTACTACGGCAGTGACGGTTACGACACTATCAAAGGAGCAGATGCCACCGTTCTTACTACCGAGTGGAACCAATTCAGAAACCTCGACTTAAAGTGCATAAAAGAGCTTATGGCCGGCCCCTACTTTTTCGATTTGAGAAATGTTTACGAGCCTAAAAAGTTAACAGAACAAGGGTTTATCCATTTTTCAGTCGGCAGAAGGTAA